The following proteins come from a genomic window of Montipora foliosa isolate CH-2021 chromosome 2, ASM3666993v2, whole genome shotgun sequence:
- the LOC137993372 gene encoding extracellular tyrosine-protein kinase PKDCC-like isoform X1 translates to MKPRRIWPLRTLSTLIIFSLFYSALFAILESFHRIHEDHTVYHGEVNSGLNGLPSLVSHNNRKINANGIFQDRKSDDLFKEQGRALTSLLQWRTSNGDMTKYNNTEAKKKTLRPPYLGCRDITAMSVLGLVGRGYTKTVQKGVYQGTEVAIKSVQLDNEDITQCIKRSRSSVDECFIFAKYKLAKEIIMLQQLQHANIVKLLGFCWQNELNDADVKTRGLTMVTEVGSKLDVIRLFQMPWHERFRICLGLARLLEYLSNSPLGSLIIRDFKLSQFVLVGGEIKLTDFDDVDNDEPKCSRNSDCLVKGSKRNKTLPCNQGRCQGVLDAKNLGNVGRNFINHILTPGGPEHLMVYLNDIKNNVQRLAWDSGTLVWHMERVLSLLRSGKHVETISKLNLYKKIDKADFPNLHDYHCPETRLFGACELAVYDVNEAEYRCDLDKSCKAFVTTEKFLWSGYFIVYLKDGTSNMKPNKHTSVYVKHPT, encoded by the exons ATGAAACCGAGGCGAATTTGGCCGCTGCGAACTCTGTCGACCCTGATTATTTTTTCACTATTTTACTCTGCTCTTTTCGCCATTTTGGAATCTTTTCATCGAATTCATGAGGACCACACGGTTTATCATGGGGAGGTAAATAGTGGTTTGAATGGCTTACCTTCACTCGTTTCGCATAATAATAGGAAAATCAACGCCAATGGAATCTTTCAAGACCGCAAGTCTGATGACTTGTTCAAGGAACAAGGAAGAGCTCTAACATCTCTTCTACAATGGAGAACTTCAAATGGCGATATGACAAAATATAACAATActgaagcgaaaaaaaaaacactgaggCCGCCGTATCTTGGTTGCCGTGACATCACAGCTATGAGCGTTTTGGGACTCGTAGGTCGTGGATACACCAAAACTGTACAAAAGGGAGTATACCAAGGCACCGAGGTAGCGATAAAAAGTGTCCAACTTGACAATGAAGATATCACTCAATGCATAAAACGATCGCGTAGTTCGGTAGACGAGTGTTTCATTTTTGCGAAATACAAGCTAGcaaaggaaataattatgctgCAACAATTACAACATGCAAATATCGTCAAG CTCCTAGGCTTCTGTTGGCAGAATGAACTCAACGACGCTGACGTTAAGACTCGCGGActtaccatggtaacagaagTGGGATCGAAACTTGACGTTATTCGCCTTTTTCAAATGCCATGGCATGAGAGATTCAGG ATTTGTCTAGGCCTTGCGAGGTTACTGGAGTATCTATCGAACTCTCCTCTTGGTTCACTCATCATCCGCGATTTTAAGCTTTCGCAGTTTGTTTTAGTCGGCGGAGAAATCAAATTAACAGACTTCGATGACGTGGACAACGACGAACCCAAGTGTTCTAGGAACAGCGACTGTCTTGTAAAGGGATCGAAGAGAAACAAGACTTTGCCGTGCAACCAAGGAAGATGTCAAGGCGTGCTTGATGCCAAGAATTTAGGAAATGTTGGTCGGAACTTCATCAACCATATCCTGACACCAGGAGGTCCGGAACATTTGATGGTGTACTTAAATGACATTAAGAACAATGTGCAAAGATTGGCGTGGGACAGTGGAACACTTGTTTGGCATATGGAAAGAGTGCTCAGTCTTCTGCGATCAGGAAAACACGTGG aaactatttcaaaattaAATCTCTATAAGAAGATTGATAAAGCTGACTTTCCAAATTTACACGACTACCACTGTCCGGAGACACGTCTGTTTGGAGCGTGTGAACTAGCGGTCTATGACGTCAACGAGGCAGAGTACAGGTGTGACTTGGACAAGAGTTGCAAGGCATTTGTCACGACTGAAAAATTCTTATGGTCTG GCTACTTCATTGTCTATTTGAAAGATGGCACATCGAATATGAAACCCAACAAACACACTTCAGTTTACGTGAAGCATCCAACATAA
- the LOC137993372 gene encoding extracellular tyrosine-protein kinase PKDCC-like isoform X2 gives MVTEVGSKLDVIRLFQMPWHERFRICLGLARLLEYLSNSPLGSLIIRDFKLSQFVLVGGEIKLTDFDDVDNDEPKCSRNSDCLVKGSKRNKTLPCNQGRCQGVLDAKNLGNVGRNFINHILTPGGPEHLMVYLNDIKNNVQRLAWDSGTLVWHMERVLSLLRSGKHVETISKLNLYKKIDKADFPNLHDYHCPETRLFGACELAVYDVNEAEYRCDLDKSCKAFVTTEKFLWSGYFIVYLKDGTSNMKPNKHTSVYVKHPT, from the exons atggtaacagaagTGGGATCGAAACTTGACGTTATTCGCCTTTTTCAAATGCCATGGCATGAGAGATTCAGG ATTTGTCTAGGCCTTGCGAGGTTACTGGAGTATCTATCGAACTCTCCTCTTGGTTCACTCATCATCCGCGATTTTAAGCTTTCGCAGTTTGTTTTAGTCGGCGGAGAAATCAAATTAACAGACTTCGATGACGTGGACAACGACGAACCCAAGTGTTCTAGGAACAGCGACTGTCTTGTAAAGGGATCGAAGAGAAACAAGACTTTGCCGTGCAACCAAGGAAGATGTCAAGGCGTGCTTGATGCCAAGAATTTAGGAAATGTTGGTCGGAACTTCATCAACCATATCCTGACACCAGGAGGTCCGGAACATTTGATGGTGTACTTAAATGACATTAAGAACAATGTGCAAAGATTGGCGTGGGACAGTGGAACACTTGTTTGGCATATGGAAAGAGTGCTCAGTCTTCTGCGATCAGGAAAACACGTGG aaactatttcaaaattaAATCTCTATAAGAAGATTGATAAAGCTGACTTTCCAAATTTACACGACTACCACTGTCCGGAGACACGTCTGTTTGGAGCGTGTGAACTAGCGGTCTATGACGTCAACGAGGCAGAGTACAGGTGTGACTTGGACAAGAGTTGCAAGGCATTTGTCACGACTGAAAAATTCTTATGGTCTG GCTACTTCATTGTCTATTTGAAAGATGGCACATCGAATATGAAACCCAACAAACACACTTCAGTTTACGTGAAGCATCCAACATAA